Proteins encoded in a region of the Homo sapiens chromosome 9, GRCh38.p14 Primary Assembly genome:
- the PRXL2C gene encoding peroxiredoxin-like 2C isoform X2, translating to MAAPAPVTRQHFLCYICKEYVEDLAKIPRSFLQEANVTLIVIGQSSYHHIEPFCKLTGYSHEIYVDPEREIYKRLGMKRGEEIASSGQSPHIKSNLLSGSLQSLWRAVTGPLFDFQGDPAQQGGTLILGPGNNIHFIHRDRNRLDHKPINSVLQLVGVQHVNFTNRPSVIHV from the exons ATGGCCGCGCCGGCCCCGGTCACGCGGCAG CATTTCCTGTGTTACATCTGCAAGGAATACGTAGAGGATCTGGCCAAAATCCCCAGGAGTTTCTTACAA gaAGCAAATGTCACCCTTATAGTGATTGGACAGTCATCCTACCATCATATTGAG cctttttgcaagCTGACTGGATATTCTCATGAAATCTATGTCGATCctgagagagaaatttataaaagATTGGGAATGAAAAGAGGTGAAGAAATTGCTTCCTCAG GACAGAGCCCCCACATAAAATCAAATCTACTCTCAGGAAGCCTTCAGAGCCTGTGGCGGGCAGTGACTGGCCCTCTCTTTGATTTTCAAGGAGACCCAGCTCAGCAAGGTGGAACCCTCATTTTAGGTCCAG GTAACAACATCCATTTTATACACCGCGATAGGAATAGGTTGGATCACAAACCTATCAACTCTGTTTTACAGCTTGTAGGAGTTCAGCATGTGAACTTTACAAACAGACCTTCAGTTATCCATGTGTGA
- the PRXL2C gene encoding peroxiredoxin-like 2C — MAAPAPVTRQVSGAAALVPAPSGPDSGQPLAAAVAELPVLDARGQRVPFGALFRERRAVVVFVRHFLCYICKEYVEDLAKIPRSFLQEANVTLIVIGQSSYHHIEPFCKLTGYSHEIYVDPEREIYKRLGMKRGEEIASSGQSPHIKSNLLSGSLQSLWRAVTGPLFDFQGDPAQQGGTLILGPGNNIHFIHRDRNRLDHKPINSVLQLVGVQHVNFTNRPSVIHV, encoded by the exons ATGGCCGCGCCGGCCCCGGTCACGCGGCAGGTTAGCGGCGCCGCCGCCCTGGTCCCGGCCCCGAGCGGCCCCGACAGCGGGCAGCCCCTGGCGGCCGCCGTGGCCGAGCTGCCGGTGCTGGACGCCCGCGGGCAGCGGGTACCGTTCGGCGCGCTGTTCCGGGAGCGCCGCGCCGTGGTGGTGTTCGTGCGG CATTTCCTGTGTTACATCTGCAAGGAATACGTAGAGGATCTGGCCAAAATCCCCAGGAGTTTCTTACAA gaAGCAAATGTCACCCTTATAGTGATTGGACAGTCATCCTACCATCATATTGAG cctttttgcaagCTGACTGGATATTCTCATGAAATCTATGTCGATCctgagagagaaatttataaaagATTGGGAATGAAAAGAGGTGAAGAAATTGCTTCCTCAG GACAGAGCCCCCACATAAAATCAAATCTACTCTCAGGAAGCCTTCAGAGCCTGTGGCGGGCAGTGACTGGCCCTCTCTTTGATTTTCAAGGAGACCCAGCTCAGCAAGGTGGAACCCTCATTTTAGGTCCAG GTAACAACATCCATTTTATACACCGCGATAGGAATAGGTTGGATCACAAACCTATCAACTCTGTTTTACAGCTTGTAGGAGTTCAGCATGTGAACTTTACAAACAGACCTTCAGTTATCCATGTGTGA
- the PRXL2C gene encoding peroxiredoxin-like 2C isoform X3, whose protein sequence is MAAPAPVTRQHFLCYICKEYVEDLAKIPRSFLQEANVTLIVIGQSSYHHIEPFCKLTGYSHEIYVDPEREIYKRLGMKRGEEIASSGNNIHFIHRDRNRLDHKPINSVLQLVGVQHVNFTNRPSVIHV, encoded by the exons ATGGCCGCGCCGGCCCCGGTCACGCGGCAG CATTTCCTGTGTTACATCTGCAAGGAATACGTAGAGGATCTGGCCAAAATCCCCAGGAGTTTCTTACAA gaAGCAAATGTCACCCTTATAGTGATTGGACAGTCATCCTACCATCATATTGAG cctttttgcaagCTGACTGGATATTCTCATGAAATCTATGTCGATCctgagagagaaatttataaaagATTGGGAATGAAAAGAGGTGAAGAAATTGCTTCCTCAG GTAACAACATCCATTTTATACACCGCGATAGGAATAGGTTGGATCACAAACCTATCAACTCTGTTTTACAGCTTGTAGGAGTTCAGCATGTGAACTTTACAAACAGACCTTCAGTTATCCATGTGTGA
- the PRXL2C gene encoding peroxiredoxin-like 2C isoform X1 yields MAAPAPVTRQVSGAAALVPAPSGPDSGQPLAAAVAELPVLDARGQRVPFGALFRERRAVVVFVRHFLCYICKEYVEDLAKIPRSFLQEANVTLIVIGQSSYHHIEPFCKLTGYSHEIYVDPEREIYKRLGMKRGEEIASSGNNIHFIHRDRNRLDHKPINSVLQLVGVQHVNFTNRPSVIHV; encoded by the exons ATGGCCGCGCCGGCCCCGGTCACGCGGCAGGTTAGCGGCGCCGCCGCCCTGGTCCCGGCCCCGAGCGGCCCCGACAGCGGGCAGCCCCTGGCGGCCGCCGTGGCCGAGCTGCCGGTGCTGGACGCCCGCGGGCAGCGGGTACCGTTCGGCGCGCTGTTCCGGGAGCGCCGCGCCGTGGTGGTGTTCGTGCGG CATTTCCTGTGTTACATCTGCAAGGAATACGTAGAGGATCTGGCCAAAATCCCCAGGAGTTTCTTACAA gaAGCAAATGTCACCCTTATAGTGATTGGACAGTCATCCTACCATCATATTGAG cctttttgcaagCTGACTGGATATTCTCATGAAATCTATGTCGATCctgagagagaaatttataaaagATTGGGAATGAAAAGAGGTGAAGAAATTGCTTCCTCAG GTAACAACATCCATTTTATACACCGCGATAGGAATAGGTTGGATCACAAACCTATCAACTCTGTTTTACAGCTTGTAGGAGTTCAGCATGTGAACTTTACAAACAGACCTTCAGTTATCCATGTGTGA